The following coding sequences lie in one Primulina huaijiensis isolate GDHJ02 chromosome 2, ASM1229523v2, whole genome shotgun sequence genomic window:
- the LOC140971039 gene encoding B3 domain-containing transcription repressor VAL2 isoform X2, protein MEDRVCMNGACASSNSLVWKKGWSLRSGELATLCDNCGDAYKQLIFCEMFHSEDTGWRECSVCGKRLHCGCIASSSLLEVLDTGGVTCIGCTKSSKLPCTPCQEKTKVCALSTAGINQCMDKIRSEHSGDDDKNFCLEHLPPSQNVDTTAMKPEEYFPRRGEIGHETLASFNISSADLPKDFEAFQECMIQTNLSIGLSASSNSNPLPRLIAEEREFCTSIIPLKQVSKPFHLSPSLPTSVFAAGIEKNSGSISQLRVARPPVEGRVKNQLLPRYWPRITDLELQQISGDSNSTVVPLFEKVLSASDAGRIGRLVLPKACAEAYFPLISQPEGLPLRIQDVKGNEWVFQFRFWPNNNSRMYVLEGVTPCIQSMQLQAGDTVTFSRIEPEGKLLMGFRKASNIILAQQMNRGPFQSDPPLTVAENPNLVSGYSGLLCPLKGSKNSSVAMLLMHAYNTENNESMSGDNLLPQTQLFPERKRNRNIGLKSKRLLIDGHDAMELKLSWEEVQDMLCPPPSVTPSTIMVEDHEFEEFEEPPVFGKRSIFIVRVSGEHEQWAQCDSCFKWRKLPVDFLLSSKWTCQDNVQDLTRCSCAAPDELGFRELESLLRMNKEFKKQRIAASLKSPQADASEDLGALANAAGVDGDSEPTYVAATTTKHPRHRPGCSCIVCIQPPSGKGKHKPTCVCNVCLTVKRRFKTLMMRKKKRQSEREAEIAQRNQFASADKDEVEVDSIPSQVISQLDNGRSKSEPLFSCQSDGQSQEYAEVLNGRGLDLNCCPGQEHAAAPSRISMMSLLHEASLPLDTYLRQNGLTRLVNSEQQAISPGETAEEDHGLSTALQGHEEGRTLNEEKATNPDIPFL, encoded by the exons ATGGAGGATAGGGTGTGCATGAATGGGGCCTGTGCTTCGTCAAACTCACTGGTGTGGAAAAAGGGCTGGTCTTTGCGATCTGGTGAATTGGCAACACTCTGTGATAATTGTGG GGATGCCTATAAACAGTTAATCTTCTGTGAAATGTTCCACTCAGAGGACACTGGTTGGCGAGAGTGCAGTGTGTGTGGGAAG CGTCTTCATTGTGGATGCATTGCTTCTAGTTCTTTGCTGGAAGTACTTGACACCGGTGGTGTAACTTGTATAGGCTGCACCAAGAGTTCCAAGCTTCCGTGT ACACCATGTCAAGAAAAAACTAAAGTATGTGCCCTTTCCACTGCTGGTATTAATCAATGCATGGACAAGATACGATCTGAACATTCTGGTGATGATGACAAAAACTTCTGCTTAGAGCACTTGCCCCCATCCCAGAATGTCGATACAACTGCTATGAAACCGGAAGAATATTTTCCTCGCCGTGGAGAAATAGGGCATGAAACATTAGCAAGTTTTAATATATCATCTGCTGACCTGCCAAAAgattttgaagcatttcaagaaTGTATGATTCAAACAAACTTGAGTATTGGCTTGTCTGCTTCATCGAACTCAAATCCATTACCTCGGTTGATTGCTGAAGAAAGGGAGTTCTGTACCTCGATTATTCCCTTGAAGCAGGTGTCTAAGCCTTTCCATCTCTCACCCAGCCTCCCAACTTCCGTTTTTGCAGCAGGAATAGAAAAAAACTCCGGTAGTATTTCACAATTACGTGTGGCAAGACCACCAGTGGAAGGACGAGTTAAAAATCAATTGCTTCCTCGTTACTGGCCTCGAATAACAGATCTGGAGCTGCAGCAAATATCTGGAGA CTCAAATTCTACTGTTGTTCCATTATTTGAAAAGGTTTTAAGTGCCAGTGATGCTGGGCGAATTGGCCGTTTGGTTCTTCCTAAAGCCTGTGCTGAA GCATATTTTCCACTAATATCTCAACCAGAGGGGCTTCCTCTGAGAATCCAGGACGTGAAGGGCAATGAATGGGTATTCCAATTCCGGTTTTGGCCAAATAATAATAGCAGAATGTATGTTTTAGAGGGTGTGACTCCTTGCATCCAGTCGATGCAATTACAAGCTGGAGATAcag TAACTTTCAGTCGGATCGAACCAGAAGGAAAACTTTTGATGGGGTTCCGTAAAGCATCAAACATTATTCTTGCACAGCAG ATGAATAGGGGTCCTTTTCAAAGTGATCCTCCTTTAACTGTAGCTGAAAATCCAAACCTAGTGAGTGGCTATTCTGGCCTTCTTTGTCCGTTGAAAGGAAGCAAGAACTCTTCAGTGGCTATGTTGTTAATGCATGCCTACAATACTGAGAATAATGAATCCATGTCGGGAGATAATCTGTTGCCCCAGACACAGCTGTTTCCTGAGCGCAAAAGAAACAGAAATATTGGATTGAAGAGTAAGAGGCTGCTAATTGACGGCCATGATGCTATGGAGTTAAAACTATCATGGGAAGAGGTACAGGATATGCTATGTCCACCACCTAGCGTGACACCTAGCACGATCATGGTTGAGGACCATGAATTTGAAGAATTTgaa GAACCACCTGTTTTTGGGAAGAGGAGTATTTTCATTGTTCGTGTATCTGG GGAGCACGAGCAGTGGGCTCAGTGTGATAGCTGCTTTAAATGGAGAAAACTGCCTGTTGATTTCCTCCTCTCTTCCAAATGGACATGTCAGGACAATGTACAAGATCTGACCAG ATGCTCATGTGCTGCACCAGATGAATTAGGCTTCAGGGAACTTGAAAGTCTTCTCAGAATGAACAAGG AGTTCAAGAAACAAAGAATTGCAGCAAGCCTGAAATCACCGCAGGCAGATGCATCCGAGGACCTGGGAGCTCTAGCTAATGCTGCAGGTGTTGATGGTGATAGCGAGCCAACTTATGTTGCAGCAACTACCACAAAACATCCTAGGCATCGTCCAGGGTGCTCGTGCATTGTTTGCATACAGCCTCCTAGCGGGAAAGGGAAACACAAGCCCACATGCGTTTGCAATGTCTGCTTGACAGTCAAACGACGCTTCAAGACCTTGATGATGCGCAAGAAAAAACGCCAGTCAGAGCGTGAAGCAGAAATTGCTCAGAGGAATCAGTTTGCATCTGCTGATAAGGACGAAGTAGAGGTTGATAGCATCCCTAGTCAGGTGATATCTCAACTTGATAATGGAAGATCAAAAAGTGAACCACTTTTCAGTtgccagagcgatggtcaatctcAAGAATATGCTGAAGTGCTGAATGGAAGAGGATTGGACTTGAATTGCTGTCCAGGCCAAGAACATGCAGCAGCACCATCCCGCATCAGCATGATGAGTTTGCTTCACGAAGCAAGCTTGCCTTTGGACACATACCTGAGACAGAATGGTCTTACTAGGTTAGTGAACTCAGAGCAACAAGCAATTTCACCTGGGGAGACCGCAGAGGAAGACCATGGTCTTTCCACTGCTCTTCAAGGGCACGAGGAAGGTAGGACATTGAATGAAGAGAAAGCAACTAATCCGGACATTCCCTTTCTTTGA
- the LOC140971039 gene encoding B3 domain-containing transcription repressor VAL2 isoform X1: MEDRVCMNGACASSNSLVWKKGWSLRSGELATLCDNCGDAYKQLIFCEMFHSEDTGWRECSVCGKRLHCGCIASSSLLEVLDTGGVTCIGCTKSSKLPCTPCQEKTKVCALSTAGINQCMDKIRSEHSGDDDKNFCLEHLPPSQNVDTTAMKPEEYFPRRGEIGHETLASFNISSADLPKDFEAFQECMIQTNLSIGLSASSNSNPLPRLIAEEREFCTSIIPLKQVSKPFHLSPSLPTSVFAAGIEKNSGSISQLRVARPPVEGRVKNQLLPRYWPRITDLELQQISGDSNSTVVPLFEKVLSASDAGRIGRLVLPKACAEAYFPLISQPEGLPLRIQDVKGNEWVFQFRFWPNNNSRMYVLEGVTPCIQSMQLQAGDTVTFSRIEPEGKLLMGFRKASNIILAQQDLYISQMNRGPFQSDPPLTVAENPNLVSGYSGLLCPLKGSKNSSVAMLLMHAYNTENNESMSGDNLLPQTQLFPERKRNRNIGLKSKRLLIDGHDAMELKLSWEEVQDMLCPPPSVTPSTIMVEDHEFEEFEEPPVFGKRSIFIVRVSGEHEQWAQCDSCFKWRKLPVDFLLSSKWTCQDNVQDLTRCSCAAPDELGFRELESLLRMNKEFKKQRIAASLKSPQADASEDLGALANAAGVDGDSEPTYVAATTTKHPRHRPGCSCIVCIQPPSGKGKHKPTCVCNVCLTVKRRFKTLMMRKKKRQSEREAEIAQRNQFASADKDEVEVDSIPSQVISQLDNGRSKSEPLFSCQSDGQSQEYAEVLNGRGLDLNCCPGQEHAAAPSRISMMSLLHEASLPLDTYLRQNGLTRLVNSEQQAISPGETAEEDHGLSTALQGHEEGRTLNEEKATNPDIPFL; this comes from the exons ATGGAGGATAGGGTGTGCATGAATGGGGCCTGTGCTTCGTCAAACTCACTGGTGTGGAAAAAGGGCTGGTCTTTGCGATCTGGTGAATTGGCAACACTCTGTGATAATTGTGG GGATGCCTATAAACAGTTAATCTTCTGTGAAATGTTCCACTCAGAGGACACTGGTTGGCGAGAGTGCAGTGTGTGTGGGAAG CGTCTTCATTGTGGATGCATTGCTTCTAGTTCTTTGCTGGAAGTACTTGACACCGGTGGTGTAACTTGTATAGGCTGCACCAAGAGTTCCAAGCTTCCGTGT ACACCATGTCAAGAAAAAACTAAAGTATGTGCCCTTTCCACTGCTGGTATTAATCAATGCATGGACAAGATACGATCTGAACATTCTGGTGATGATGACAAAAACTTCTGCTTAGAGCACTTGCCCCCATCCCAGAATGTCGATACAACTGCTATGAAACCGGAAGAATATTTTCCTCGCCGTGGAGAAATAGGGCATGAAACATTAGCAAGTTTTAATATATCATCTGCTGACCTGCCAAAAgattttgaagcatttcaagaaTGTATGATTCAAACAAACTTGAGTATTGGCTTGTCTGCTTCATCGAACTCAAATCCATTACCTCGGTTGATTGCTGAAGAAAGGGAGTTCTGTACCTCGATTATTCCCTTGAAGCAGGTGTCTAAGCCTTTCCATCTCTCACCCAGCCTCCCAACTTCCGTTTTTGCAGCAGGAATAGAAAAAAACTCCGGTAGTATTTCACAATTACGTGTGGCAAGACCACCAGTGGAAGGACGAGTTAAAAATCAATTGCTTCCTCGTTACTGGCCTCGAATAACAGATCTGGAGCTGCAGCAAATATCTGGAGA CTCAAATTCTACTGTTGTTCCATTATTTGAAAAGGTTTTAAGTGCCAGTGATGCTGGGCGAATTGGCCGTTTGGTTCTTCCTAAAGCCTGTGCTGAA GCATATTTTCCACTAATATCTCAACCAGAGGGGCTTCCTCTGAGAATCCAGGACGTGAAGGGCAATGAATGGGTATTCCAATTCCGGTTTTGGCCAAATAATAATAGCAGAATGTATGTTTTAGAGGGTGTGACTCCTTGCATCCAGTCGATGCAATTACAAGCTGGAGATAcag TAACTTTCAGTCGGATCGAACCAGAAGGAAAACTTTTGATGGGGTTCCGTAAAGCATCAAACATTATTCTTGCACAGCAG GATTTATATATATCTCAGATGAATAGGGGTCCTTTTCAAAGTGATCCTCCTTTAACTGTAGCTGAAAATCCAAACCTAGTGAGTGGCTATTCTGGCCTTCTTTGTCCGTTGAAAGGAAGCAAGAACTCTTCAGTGGCTATGTTGTTAATGCATGCCTACAATACTGAGAATAATGAATCCATGTCGGGAGATAATCTGTTGCCCCAGACACAGCTGTTTCCTGAGCGCAAAAGAAACAGAAATATTGGATTGAAGAGTAAGAGGCTGCTAATTGACGGCCATGATGCTATGGAGTTAAAACTATCATGGGAAGAGGTACAGGATATGCTATGTCCACCACCTAGCGTGACACCTAGCACGATCATGGTTGAGGACCATGAATTTGAAGAATTTgaa GAACCACCTGTTTTTGGGAAGAGGAGTATTTTCATTGTTCGTGTATCTGG GGAGCACGAGCAGTGGGCTCAGTGTGATAGCTGCTTTAAATGGAGAAAACTGCCTGTTGATTTCCTCCTCTCTTCCAAATGGACATGTCAGGACAATGTACAAGATCTGACCAG ATGCTCATGTGCTGCACCAGATGAATTAGGCTTCAGGGAACTTGAAAGTCTTCTCAGAATGAACAAGG AGTTCAAGAAACAAAGAATTGCAGCAAGCCTGAAATCACCGCAGGCAGATGCATCCGAGGACCTGGGAGCTCTAGCTAATGCTGCAGGTGTTGATGGTGATAGCGAGCCAACTTATGTTGCAGCAACTACCACAAAACATCCTAGGCATCGTCCAGGGTGCTCGTGCATTGTTTGCATACAGCCTCCTAGCGGGAAAGGGAAACACAAGCCCACATGCGTTTGCAATGTCTGCTTGACAGTCAAACGACGCTTCAAGACCTTGATGATGCGCAAGAAAAAACGCCAGTCAGAGCGTGAAGCAGAAATTGCTCAGAGGAATCAGTTTGCATCTGCTGATAAGGACGAAGTAGAGGTTGATAGCATCCCTAGTCAGGTGATATCTCAACTTGATAATGGAAGATCAAAAAGTGAACCACTTTTCAGTtgccagagcgatggtcaatctcAAGAATATGCTGAAGTGCTGAATGGAAGAGGATTGGACTTGAATTGCTGTCCAGGCCAAGAACATGCAGCAGCACCATCCCGCATCAGCATGATGAGTTTGCTTCACGAAGCAAGCTTGCCTTTGGACACATACCTGAGACAGAATGGTCTTACTAGGTTAGTGAACTCAGAGCAACAAGCAATTTCACCTGGGGAGACCGCAGAGGAAGACCATGGTCTTTCCACTGCTCTTCAAGGGCACGAGGAAGGTAGGACATTGAATGAAGAGAAAGCAACTAATCCGGACATTCCCTTTCTTTGA
- the LOC140971039 gene encoding B3 domain-containing transcription repressor VAL2 isoform X3, whose amino-acid sequence MDKIRSEHSGDDDKNFCLEHLPPSQNVDTTAMKPEEYFPRRGEIGHETLASFNISSADLPKDFEAFQECMIQTNLSIGLSASSNSNPLPRLIAEEREFCTSIIPLKQVSKPFHLSPSLPTSVFAAGIEKNSGSISQLRVARPPVEGRVKNQLLPRYWPRITDLELQQISGDSNSTVVPLFEKVLSASDAGRIGRLVLPKACAEAYFPLISQPEGLPLRIQDVKGNEWVFQFRFWPNNNSRMYVLEGVTPCIQSMQLQAGDTVTFSRIEPEGKLLMGFRKASNIILAQQDLYISQMNRGPFQSDPPLTVAENPNLVSGYSGLLCPLKGSKNSSVAMLLMHAYNTENNESMSGDNLLPQTQLFPERKRNRNIGLKSKRLLIDGHDAMELKLSWEEVQDMLCPPPSVTPSTIMVEDHEFEEFEEPPVFGKRSIFIVRVSGEHEQWAQCDSCFKWRKLPVDFLLSSKWTCQDNVQDLTRCSCAAPDELGFRELESLLRMNKEFKKQRIAASLKSPQADASEDLGALANAAGVDGDSEPTYVAATTTKHPRHRPGCSCIVCIQPPSGKGKHKPTCVCNVCLTVKRRFKTLMMRKKKRQSEREAEIAQRNQFASADKDEVEVDSIPSQVISQLDNGRSKSEPLFSCQSDGQSQEYAEVLNGRGLDLNCCPGQEHAAAPSRISMMSLLHEASLPLDTYLRQNGLTRLVNSEQQAISPGETAEEDHGLSTALQGHEEGRTLNEEKATNPDIPFL is encoded by the exons ATGGACAAGATACGATCTGAACATTCTGGTGATGATGACAAAAACTTCTGCTTAGAGCACTTGCCCCCATCCCAGAATGTCGATACAACTGCTATGAAACCGGAAGAATATTTTCCTCGCCGTGGAGAAATAGGGCATGAAACATTAGCAAGTTTTAATATATCATCTGCTGACCTGCCAAAAgattttgaagcatttcaagaaTGTATGATTCAAACAAACTTGAGTATTGGCTTGTCTGCTTCATCGAACTCAAATCCATTACCTCGGTTGATTGCTGAAGAAAGGGAGTTCTGTACCTCGATTATTCCCTTGAAGCAGGTGTCTAAGCCTTTCCATCTCTCACCCAGCCTCCCAACTTCCGTTTTTGCAGCAGGAATAGAAAAAAACTCCGGTAGTATTTCACAATTACGTGTGGCAAGACCACCAGTGGAAGGACGAGTTAAAAATCAATTGCTTCCTCGTTACTGGCCTCGAATAACAGATCTGGAGCTGCAGCAAATATCTGGAGA CTCAAATTCTACTGTTGTTCCATTATTTGAAAAGGTTTTAAGTGCCAGTGATGCTGGGCGAATTGGCCGTTTGGTTCTTCCTAAAGCCTGTGCTGAA GCATATTTTCCACTAATATCTCAACCAGAGGGGCTTCCTCTGAGAATCCAGGACGTGAAGGGCAATGAATGGGTATTCCAATTCCGGTTTTGGCCAAATAATAATAGCAGAATGTATGTTTTAGAGGGTGTGACTCCTTGCATCCAGTCGATGCAATTACAAGCTGGAGATAcag TAACTTTCAGTCGGATCGAACCAGAAGGAAAACTTTTGATGGGGTTCCGTAAAGCATCAAACATTATTCTTGCACAGCAG GATTTATATATATCTCAGATGAATAGGGGTCCTTTTCAAAGTGATCCTCCTTTAACTGTAGCTGAAAATCCAAACCTAGTGAGTGGCTATTCTGGCCTTCTTTGTCCGTTGAAAGGAAGCAAGAACTCTTCAGTGGCTATGTTGTTAATGCATGCCTACAATACTGAGAATAATGAATCCATGTCGGGAGATAATCTGTTGCCCCAGACACAGCTGTTTCCTGAGCGCAAAAGAAACAGAAATATTGGATTGAAGAGTAAGAGGCTGCTAATTGACGGCCATGATGCTATGGAGTTAAAACTATCATGGGAAGAGGTACAGGATATGCTATGTCCACCACCTAGCGTGACACCTAGCACGATCATGGTTGAGGACCATGAATTTGAAGAATTTgaa GAACCACCTGTTTTTGGGAAGAGGAGTATTTTCATTGTTCGTGTATCTGG GGAGCACGAGCAGTGGGCTCAGTGTGATAGCTGCTTTAAATGGAGAAAACTGCCTGTTGATTTCCTCCTCTCTTCCAAATGGACATGTCAGGACAATGTACAAGATCTGACCAG ATGCTCATGTGCTGCACCAGATGAATTAGGCTTCAGGGAACTTGAAAGTCTTCTCAGAATGAACAAGG AGTTCAAGAAACAAAGAATTGCAGCAAGCCTGAAATCACCGCAGGCAGATGCATCCGAGGACCTGGGAGCTCTAGCTAATGCTGCAGGTGTTGATGGTGATAGCGAGCCAACTTATGTTGCAGCAACTACCACAAAACATCCTAGGCATCGTCCAGGGTGCTCGTGCATTGTTTGCATACAGCCTCCTAGCGGGAAAGGGAAACACAAGCCCACATGCGTTTGCAATGTCTGCTTGACAGTCAAACGACGCTTCAAGACCTTGATGATGCGCAAGAAAAAACGCCAGTCAGAGCGTGAAGCAGAAATTGCTCAGAGGAATCAGTTTGCATCTGCTGATAAGGACGAAGTAGAGGTTGATAGCATCCCTAGTCAGGTGATATCTCAACTTGATAATGGAAGATCAAAAAGTGAACCACTTTTCAGTtgccagagcgatggtcaatctcAAGAATATGCTGAAGTGCTGAATGGAAGAGGATTGGACTTGAATTGCTGTCCAGGCCAAGAACATGCAGCAGCACCATCCCGCATCAGCATGATGAGTTTGCTTCACGAAGCAAGCTTGCCTTTGGACACATACCTGAGACAGAATGGTCTTACTAGGTTAGTGAACTCAGAGCAACAAGCAATTTCACCTGGGGAGACCGCAGAGGAAGACCATGGTCTTTCCACTGCTCTTCAAGGGCACGAGGAAGGTAGGACATTGAATGAAGAGAAAGCAACTAATCCGGACATTCCCTTTCTTTGA